A genomic window from Micromonospora sp. WMMA1947 includes:
- a CDS encoding TldD/PmbA family protein, producing MSEFDAATAAVQAALDAGARYADARVMHRRYESMSARNGDIEELSQEESIGLGVRALVGSGWGFHAVPDLSDAAARDAGRRAAAIATASARVPGPPIDLVPVEATVASWASDCVVDPLGVPLSDKGDLLVRATTTMREHGADLAEGLYQIWDTSKWFVSSEGHRIDQRIRECGGGISATSIGAGETQRRSYPSYRGQYGTTGWELVTSLDLAAHAARIAEESRELLTAPPCPAGETDLILGGEQLALQIHESVGHAIELDRILGWEAAFAGTSWLDLARLGSLRYGSELMNVTIDPTIPGALGSFGYDDEGSPAVARDAVREGRWVGVLAGRDSAAVAGLDYGGSVRADGWARLPMVRMTNVGLEPGPHTLDEIIEATDDGVLMDINRSWSIDDKRLNFQFGCEVGWEVKKGRRGRMLRNPTYTGIGPVFWRSMDMLSSETVAWGTPNCGKGQPGQVGHTGHPAAPARFRGVRVGVRA from the coding sequence ATGAGCGAGTTCGACGCGGCGACCGCCGCCGTCCAGGCCGCCCTCGACGCGGGCGCCCGCTACGCCGACGCCCGCGTCATGCACCGCCGCTACGAGTCGATGTCGGCACGCAACGGCGACATCGAGGAGCTGAGCCAGGAGGAGAGCATCGGGCTGGGCGTACGCGCGCTTGTCGGATCGGGGTGGGGCTTCCACGCCGTACCCGATCTGTCCGACGCGGCGGCCCGCGACGCCGGCCGGCGCGCCGCGGCGATCGCCACCGCGAGCGCGCGGGTCCCCGGCCCGCCGATCGACCTGGTACCGGTCGAGGCGACGGTGGCGAGCTGGGCCTCGGACTGCGTCGTCGACCCGCTCGGGGTGCCGCTGTCGGACAAGGGCGACCTGCTGGTCCGCGCCACCACGACGATGCGCGAGCACGGGGCCGACCTCGCCGAGGGGCTCTACCAGATCTGGGACACCTCGAAGTGGTTCGTCTCCAGCGAGGGCCACCGGATCGACCAGCGCATCCGGGAGTGCGGCGGCGGCATCTCGGCCACCTCGATCGGTGCCGGCGAGACCCAGCGGCGGTCCTACCCGAGCTACCGCGGGCAGTACGGCACCACCGGCTGGGAGCTGGTCACCTCGCTCGACCTGGCCGCGCACGCCGCGCGGATCGCCGAGGAGTCCCGCGAACTGCTCACCGCGCCGCCCTGCCCGGCCGGCGAGACCGACCTGATCCTCGGCGGCGAGCAGCTCGCGTTGCAGATCCACGAGTCGGTCGGGCACGCCATCGAGCTGGACCGCATCCTCGGCTGGGAGGCGGCGTTCGCCGGCACGTCCTGGCTCGACCTGGCCCGCCTCGGCTCGCTGCGCTACGGCTCCGAGCTGATGAACGTCACAATCGACCCGACCATCCCGGGCGCGCTGGGCAGCTTCGGCTACGACGACGAGGGCTCGCCGGCGGTCGCCCGGGACGCGGTCCGCGAGGGGCGGTGGGTCGGGGTGCTCGCCGGCCGTGACTCGGCCGCCGTCGCCGGCCTGGACTACGGCGGCAGCGTACGGGCCGACGGCTGGGCCCGGCTGCCGATGGTGCGGATGACGAACGTGGGCCTGGAACCCGGCCCGCACACGCTCGACGAGATCATCGAGGCGACCGACGACGGGGTGCTGATGGACATCAACCGGTCCTGGTCGATCGACGACAAGCGGCTCAACTTCCAGTTCGGCTGCGAGGTCGGCTGGGAGGTGAAGAAGGGCCGCCGGGGGCGGATGCTGCGCAACCCGACCTACACCGGCATCGGGCCGGTCTTCTGGCGCTCGATGGACATGCTCTCCTCGGAGACGGTCGCCTGGGGCACGCCCAACTGCGGGAAGGGGCAGCCCGGTCAGGTCGGGCACACCGGTCACCCGGCCGCGCCGGCCCGGTTCCGCGGCGTCCGGGTGGGGGTGCGGGCATGA
- a CDS encoding Uma2 family endonuclease: MTAAVFGHDGPWTEEEYLALGETQERVEFFDGSLYVTPGPTPLHQNISGELRAALRAPVRQAGLRVLEAVNVRLRPGRIPIPDLAIVDDIDLRVPVIEASSVRLVCEIISPSNAATDKVLKMHYYAAAGIEWYLLVDQETLTMHLYQRQGAHYVERSVTKAGEVLELTDPVHATIRPEGLLA; this comes from the coding sequence ATGACCGCGGCGGTGTTCGGCCACGACGGCCCGTGGACCGAAGAGGAGTACCTCGCTCTCGGCGAGACGCAGGAACGCGTCGAATTCTTCGACGGGAGCCTCTACGTGACCCCAGGTCCCACCCCGCTGCACCAGAACATCTCCGGTGAGCTGCGGGCCGCACTCCGGGCACCGGTGCGCCAAGCCGGGCTTCGCGTACTGGAAGCGGTGAACGTCCGGCTCAGGCCGGGCCGCATTCCGATCCCCGACCTCGCCATTGTCGACGACATTGATCTTCGGGTTCCCGTGATCGAGGCGAGCAGCGTCCGGCTGGTGTGCGAGATCATCTCCCCGAGCAACGCCGCCACGGACAAGGTGCTCAAGATGCACTACTACGCTGCCGCCGGCATCGAGTGGTATCTCCTTGTCGACCAGGAAACCCTGACGATGCACCTTTACCAGCGGCAAGGAGCGCACTATGTCGAGCGGTCCGTCACGAAGGCCGGCGAGGTGCTGGAGCTGACGGATCCGGTCCACGCGACGATCCGGCCTGAGGGTCTGCTCGCCTGA
- a CDS encoding ABC transporter ATP-binding protein — MGRSEAVPSGEPDRPEVPEQRSGDGPYLQVRDLRVRFDTEDGVVRAVDGVSFAVERGRTLGIVGESGSGKSVTSLAILGLHNAKRTAISGEIWVGGRQLVGLGEEEVRRLRGRDMAMIFQDPLSALHPYYSVGRQIAEAYRVHHPRAGKREARSRAVDMLGRVGIPQPAKRFEQYPHEFSGGMRQRAMIAMALVNDPDLLIADEPTTALDVTVQAQILDLLADLQEEFRSAIVLITHDLGVVSQVADDVLVMYAGRAVEHGSVQRVLRAPQHPYTWGLLSSVPSLHGDADADLVPIPGNPPSLINLPSGCAFHPRCRWADVNGDRSRTEVPELGPAGAAGHLVACHLSAGDRERIYRDEVAQVGVAR, encoded by the coding sequence ATGGGCAGGTCGGAGGCGGTGCCGTCCGGGGAGCCGGACCGCCCGGAGGTGCCGGAGCAGCGCTCCGGCGACGGGCCCTATCTCCAGGTCAGGGACCTGCGGGTGCGGTTCGACACCGAGGACGGTGTGGTGCGGGCGGTGGACGGGGTGTCGTTCGCTGTCGAGCGGGGTCGCACGCTGGGGATCGTGGGGGAGTCCGGTTCCGGTAAGAGCGTCACGTCGCTGGCGATCCTGGGTTTGCACAACGCGAAGCGCACGGCCATCTCGGGGGAGATCTGGGTGGGTGGGCGTCAGCTGGTGGGGTTGGGTGAGGAGGAGGTGCGGCGGCTGCGGGGCCGGGACATGGCGATGATCTTTCAGGATCCGTTGTCGGCGTTGCATCCGTACTACTCGGTGGGTAGGCAGATCGCGGAGGCGTACCGGGTGCATCACCCGAGGGCCGGGAAGCGGGAGGCCCGCAGCCGGGCGGTGGACATGCTGGGGCGGGTCGGCATCCCGCAGCCGGCGAAGCGGTTCGAGCAGTATCCGCACGAGTTCTCCGGTGGGATGCGGCAGCGCGCGATGATCGCGATGGCGCTTGTGAACGACCCGGATCTGCTGATCGCCGACGAGCCGACCACGGCCTTGGATGTGACGGTGCAGGCGCAGATCCTGGACCTGCTGGCCGATCTGCAGGAGGAGTTCCGGTCGGCGATCGTGTTGATCACCCACGATCTGGGTGTGGTGTCGCAGGTGGCTGATGACGTGTTGGTGATGTATGCGGGTCGGGCGGTGGAGCACGGGAGTGTGCAGCGGGTGTTGCGGGCGCCGCAGCATCCGTACACGTGGGGGTTGTTGTCGAGTGTGCCGTCGTTGCACGGCGACGCCGACGCGGACCTGGTGCCCATTCCGGGTAACCCGCCCAGTCTGATCAACCTGCCGTCGGGGTGCGCGTTTCATCCGCGCTGCCGGTGGGCCGATGTCAACGGCGACCGGTCCCGCACCGAGGTTCCCGAGCTGGGCCCGGCGGGGGCGGCAGGGCACCTGGTGGCCTGCCATCTGTCGGCGGGGGATCGGGAGCGGATCTACCGCGACGAGGTCGCCCAGGTGGGGGTGGCCAGATGA
- a CDS encoding dipeptide ABC transporter ATP-binding protein, protein MSTETEPLLSVRGLTKHFPVRQGLRATGAVRAVDGLDFDVRPGETLGLVGESGCGKTTTGRMLVRLLEPTAGSIAFAGRDITHAKRGELRGLRQDLQIIFQDPYASLNPRHTVGRIVAMPLQVNRITPPGGVKHRVQELLELVGLNPEHYNRYPHEFSGGQRQRIGIARALALKPKLIVADEPVSALDVSIQAQVINLLRSLQRDLDLAFVFIAHDLAVIRHFCHRVAVMYLGKIVEIGDRDTIYTHPQHPYTRALLSAIPDVTTLGPAGRIRLTGDVPTPLNPPSGCRFRTRCWKATDHCATEEPALTTRDGGGQLTACHYPESGPVGVPTGEPVEVSK, encoded by the coding sequence ATGAGCACCGAGACCGAGCCGCTGCTGTCGGTGCGCGGTCTGACGAAGCACTTCCCCGTCCGGCAGGGCCTGCGTGCCACGGGTGCGGTGCGGGCGGTGGACGGGCTGGACTTCGACGTGCGCCCGGGCGAGACCCTCGGGCTGGTGGGGGAGTCCGGGTGTGGGAAGACCACGACCGGGCGGATGCTCGTTCGGCTGCTGGAGCCGACCGCCGGGTCGATCGCGTTTGCCGGGCGGGACATCACGCACGCGAAACGTGGTGAGCTGCGCGGGTTGCGGCAGGACCTGCAGATCATCTTCCAGGACCCGTACGCGTCGTTGAACCCCCGACACACGGTCGGGCGGATCGTGGCGATGCCGTTGCAGGTCAACCGGATCACCCCACCCGGCGGCGTCAAACACCGCGTCCAGGAACTCCTCGAACTGGTCGGGTTGAATCCGGAGCACTACAACAGGTACCCGCACGAGTTCTCCGGCGGGCAACGCCAACGCATCGGCATCGCCCGCGCCCTCGCCCTGAAACCGAAACTCATCGTCGCCGACGAACCCGTCTCGGCGCTGGACGTGTCGATCCAGGCGCAGGTCATCAACCTGCTGCGCAGCCTGCAACGCGACCTGGACCTGGCGTTCGTGTTCATCGCCCACGACCTGGCCGTCATCCGGCACTTCTGCCACCGCGTCGCCGTCATGTACCTCGGCAAGATCGTCGAGATCGGCGACCGCGACACCATCTACACCCACCCTCAGCACCCCTACACCAGGGCCCTGCTGTCCGCCATCCCCGACGTCACCACTCTCGGACCCGCCGGCCGCATCCGCCTCACCGGCGACGTCCCGACCCCACTCAACCCGCCATCGGGCTGCCGCTTCCGCACCCGCTGCTGGAAAGCCACCGACCACTGCGCCACCGAAGAACCGGCGCTGACCACGCGGGACGGCGGCGGGCAGCTCACCGCCTGCCACTACCCGGAGAGCGGACCGGTCGGCGTGCCGACCGGCGAACCCGTGGAGGTGTCGAAATGA
- a CDS encoding ABC transporter permease, translating into MSLSPVEGVALAEIESPGEGDESGKKEFVGRSPGQLALARLKRDRTALISGGLLVFFVLVALAVPLIEALYGVGPKEQFQNRLDGYGMPLGYAGGVTGEHWFGLEPGLGRDIFIRMVHGLRTSLFIAFAAAVLTAVIGVTLGTLAGYLGGWLDTVINWITDLTLAMPFLIIALALMPTVALRFYGQREAVPAYFQIGVLIAIFALFGWTGTARLVRGQIIALREREFVEAARASGAGLGHMLFRQLLPNAWAPILVAFSLAVPQYITSEAALSFIGVGLTDETPSFGRMIYRSLDYLQTDPAYVFFPGITIFALVFAFNLFGDALRDALDPKSSR; encoded by the coding sequence ATGAGCCTGTCGCCGGTCGAGGGCGTCGCGCTCGCCGAGATCGAGTCCCCCGGTGAGGGCGACGAAAGCGGTAAGAAGGAGTTCGTCGGCCGGTCACCCGGCCAGCTCGCCCTCGCGCGGCTCAAGCGGGACCGCACCGCGCTGATCAGCGGCGGTCTGCTGGTGTTCTTCGTCCTTGTCGCGCTCGCGGTGCCGCTCATCGAGGCGCTGTACGGGGTGGGACCGAAGGAGCAGTTCCAGAACCGCCTCGACGGCTACGGCATGCCGCTGGGCTACGCCGGTGGGGTGACCGGGGAGCACTGGTTCGGGCTGGAGCCCGGCCTCGGCCGGGACATCTTCATCCGGATGGTGCACGGGCTGCGGACATCGCTGTTCATCGCGTTCGCCGCCGCCGTGCTGACCGCGGTGATCGGCGTGACGCTCGGAACGCTCGCCGGCTACCTGGGCGGCTGGCTGGACACCGTGATCAACTGGATCACCGACCTGACCCTGGCGATGCCGTTCCTGATCATCGCGCTGGCCCTGATGCCGACCGTCGCGCTGCGCTTCTACGGCCAGCGCGAGGCCGTGCCGGCGTACTTCCAGATCGGTGTGCTCATCGCGATCTTCGCCCTGTTCGGCTGGACCGGGACGGCCCGGCTGGTCCGGGGCCAGATCATCGCGCTGCGGGAGCGCGAGTTCGTGGAGGCGGCGCGGGCCAGCGGCGCCGGTCTCGGGCACATGCTGTTCCGCCAGTTGCTGCCGAACGCCTGGGCGCCGATCCTGGTCGCCTTCTCGCTGGCGGTGCCGCAGTACATCACCAGCGAGGCCGCGTTGTCGTTCATCGGCGTCGGCCTCACCGACGAGACGCCGAGCTTCGGCCGCATGATCTACCGCAGTCTCGACTACCTGCAGACCGACCCGGCGTACGTCTTCTTCCCGGGCATCACCATCTTCGCGCTCGTGTTCGCCTTCAACCTCTTCGGTGACGCGCTGCGCGACGCGCTCGACCCGAAGTCGTCCCGGTAG
- a CDS encoding ABC transporter permease, whose protein sequence is MTRFLIRRLLSAALTLFAVSVLSFLMFFALPRDPVTGMCPKNCNPERLERVRQELGLRDPLISQYAGYMKGIFTGRDLGSAQGGRCDAPCLGWSYVSNEAVSDTIARVLPVTLSIVIPAAILWLLLGVGLGMLSALRRGSWLDRAAIGFSLTGASLQLYFVGAVLLIVFVYNLRLLPVPSYTSLFENPLKWTSGLVLAWVALAFLFSAIYARLSRAQMLETLSEDFVRTARAKGLAKRKVYGRHALRAAITPVVTIAGLDVGGALGGTVITETTFGLNGMGRTAVDAVRSGDLPTIMATVLIAAVFVVLANVVVDLLYAVIDPRVRLG, encoded by the coding sequence ATGACGCGATTCCTCATCCGCCGGCTGCTGTCCGCCGCGCTCACGCTGTTCGCGGTGAGCGTGCTCAGCTTCCTGATGTTCTTCGCGCTGCCGCGCGACCCGGTCACCGGCATGTGCCCGAAGAACTGCAACCCGGAGCGACTGGAGCGGGTCCGCCAGGAGCTGGGCCTGCGTGATCCGCTGATCAGCCAGTACGCCGGCTACATGAAGGGCATCTTCACCGGCCGGGACCTGGGCAGCGCCCAGGGCGGTCGGTGCGACGCCCCCTGCCTCGGCTGGTCGTACGTGTCGAACGAGGCGGTCTCGGACACCATCGCCCGGGTGCTGCCGGTGACGCTGAGCATCGTCATCCCGGCCGCCATCCTGTGGCTGCTGCTCGGCGTCGGACTGGGCATGCTCTCGGCGCTGCGCCGGGGCAGCTGGCTGGACCGGGCCGCGATCGGCTTCTCGCTGACCGGCGCCTCGTTGCAGCTCTACTTCGTCGGCGCGGTGCTGCTCATCGTCTTCGTCTACAACCTGCGCCTGCTGCCGGTGCCGAGCTACACCTCGCTGTTCGAGAACCCGCTGAAATGGACGAGCGGGCTGGTCCTGGCCTGGGTGGCGCTGGCGTTCCTCTTCTCCGCGATCTACGCGCGACTGTCCCGGGCGCAGATGCTGGAGACACTGTCGGAGGACTTCGTCCGGACCGCGCGGGCGAAGGGCCTGGCCAAACGCAAGGTGTACGGCCGGCACGCGCTGCGCGCCGCGATCACACCGGTGGTGACGATCGCCGGTCTGGACGTGGGCGGGGCGCTGGGCGGCACGGTGATCACCGAGACGACCTTCGGTCTGAACGGGATGGGGCGTACCGCTGTCGACGCGGTCCGCTCGGGGGACCTGCCGACGATCATGGCGACCGTGCTGATCGCGGCGGTCTTCGTGGTGCTGGCGAACGTGGTCGTGGACCTGCTCTACGCGGTGATCGACCCGCGGGTACGGCTCGGCTGA
- a CDS encoding ABC transporter substrate-binding protein — MRPRAAAAAGGAIALVVALGACSENTGEGTKVDTNRQQTGVIATDPKDSQGPAAEIDGAAKGGTFTIIRETPISHLDPQRTYSFAGLMANPLFARYLTTWKDDGKGGLVLVGDLAETPGKNVNNDCKVWEFTIKDGVKFEDGSPITSKEIAYGIARSFDPDLTGGPTYIQEWLADTAQYDTKWDFKKNKTSLPPGLTTPDDKTLRFEFAKPRCDLPFAVSLPTTAPLKPEKDTGVNLDQKPFSSGPYKIAKNQVGVQLTLDRNPNWDAKTDPVRHQYPDQFVWSFGPTADAANNRVIADNGADQSALAFNSVPASLVAKVAGDPALKSRTLLSPTPSANQLVINTQRVKDLKIRQALNYAIDREGLVKALGGQTVAQPITTLMPPSTIGYKAYDAYPAGANGNVEKAKELLGGQTPELVLGVADNTTEQAEAVQLKGNLERAGFKITVRNIPDDAKLDEVKKKNNPWDLYIGNWAADWPSGASILPVLYDGRTIKAEGNSNQSYFNDDAINAEMDRILALPPSEQGPEWGKLDERIMKEHAPVVPLYVDVAYNVHGSKAGGVFISSVFGYPNFVNAYVKQ, encoded by the coding sequence ATGCGACCACGCGCAGCGGCCGCCGCTGGCGGTGCCATCGCACTGGTTGTGGCACTCGGTGCCTGCTCGGAGAACACGGGCGAGGGCACCAAGGTGGACACCAACCGGCAGCAGACAGGGGTCATCGCGACCGACCCGAAGGACTCGCAGGGGCCGGCCGCCGAGATCGACGGCGCGGCCAAGGGCGGGACGTTCACCATCATCCGGGAGACCCCCATCTCCCACCTGGACCCGCAGCGGACGTACTCGTTCGCCGGCCTGATGGCCAACCCGCTCTTCGCCCGCTACCTGACCACCTGGAAGGACGACGGCAAGGGTGGCCTGGTCCTCGTGGGTGACCTGGCCGAGACCCCGGGCAAGAACGTCAACAACGACTGCAAGGTCTGGGAATTCACGATCAAGGACGGGGTGAAGTTCGAGGACGGGAGCCCGATCACCTCCAAGGAGATCGCCTACGGCATCGCCCGCTCCTTCGACCCGGACCTCACCGGCGGCCCCACCTACATCCAGGAGTGGCTGGCCGACACCGCGCAGTACGACACCAAGTGGGACTTCAAGAAGAACAAGACGTCGCTGCCGCCGGGCCTGACCACGCCGGACGACAAGACGCTGCGCTTCGAGTTCGCCAAGCCCCGCTGCGACCTGCCGTTCGCGGTCTCGCTGCCCACCACGGCGCCGCTCAAGCCGGAGAAGGACACCGGGGTCAACCTCGACCAGAAGCCCTTCTCGTCCGGCCCGTACAAGATCGCCAAGAACCAGGTCGGGGTCCAGCTCACGCTCGACCGCAACCCCAACTGGGACGCGAAGACCGACCCGGTGCGGCACCAGTACCCGGACCAGTTCGTGTGGAGCTTCGGGCCGACCGCCGACGCCGCGAACAACCGGGTGATCGCGGACAACGGCGCCGACCAGAGCGCGCTGGCGTTCAACTCGGTGCCCGCCTCGCTCGTGGCCAAGGTGGCCGGTGACCCGGCGCTGAAGTCCCGGACGCTGCTGTCCCCGACCCCGAGCGCCAACCAGCTCGTGATCAACACCCAGCGGGTCAAGGACCTGAAGATCCGCCAGGCGCTGAACTACGCGATCGACCGCGAGGGCCTGGTCAAGGCGCTCGGTGGCCAGACCGTCGCGCAGCCGATCACCACGCTGATGCCGCCGTCGACCATCGGCTACAAGGCGTACGACGCGTACCCGGCGGGCGCCAACGGCAACGTGGAGAAGGCCAAGGAGCTGCTCGGCGGCCAGACGCCGGAGCTGGTGCTCGGTGTCGCCGACAACACGACCGAGCAGGCGGAGGCGGTCCAGCTCAAGGGCAACCTGGAGCGCGCCGGCTTCAAGATCACCGTCCGGAACATCCCGGACGACGCGAAGCTGGACGAGGTCAAGAAGAAGAACAACCCCTGGGACCTGTACATCGGCAACTGGGCGGCGGACTGGCCCAGCGGCGCGTCGATCCTGCCGGTGCTCTACGACGGCCGGACCATCAAGGCCGAGGGCAACAGCAACCAGTCGTACTTCAACGACGACGCGATCAACGCCGAGATGGACCGGATCCTGGCGCTGCCGCCGTCCGAGCAGGGCCCGGAGTGGGGCAAGCTCGATGAGCGGATCATGAAGGAGCACGCGCCGGTGGTGCCGCTCTACGTGGACGTGGCGTACAACGTGCACGGGTCCAAGGCGGGCGGGGTGTTCATCTCCTCCGTGTTCGGCTACCCGAACTTCGTCAACGCGTACGTCAAGCAGTAG
- a CDS encoding prolyl oligopeptidase family serine peptidase yields MDFPELAARTRRFSHGAPRAVTVAGDGARVIFLRSAGPEDPADALWLLDVDSGEERLVADPAVLLGADAEPARLAPGERALRERLRLSSGGIGSYALDSAGRVAAFALAGRLFRADLVHGDVVEVTAVGPVIDPRPDPAGERLAYVTDAAEGVRRGQLRVVEPDGTDNLLAGEDSGVTWGLAEHIAAEEFHRYRGYWWAPDGRSVLAARVDESRLERWYLHDPADPASPPTSLAYPVAGGPNAEVSLHLLDLDGGWVDVHWDRETYPYLSSVDWTEGGPLITVLRRSQQHGLVLAVDPRTGETQVHAELADPRWVEPIPGTPAHLPDGRVLVGGELAHDGYDARCLFADGTLLTPPSLYVRRVVGRLPNGPNAAADLLVEASEGEPSQRHLYRVRTTIGGGMDARRMGSDPGWHTASIGGSTLAVGIASLEHAGVRWRVWHGDREAGELRSFAATSSYAPRPTMVRVTDRRLPSAVLYPAEHVKGTRLPVLLDVYGGPGHQEVVAARGAWLERQWWAEQGFAVVTIDNRGTPGIAPSFEKAIHRRVADVILTDQVDALTALADKHPDLDLERVAVRGWSFGGWLAGLAVLRHPELFKCAIVGAPVTDWALYDTAYSERYLGMPDDGMDIYAHHSLIELAAEPLGDPAQARPMLLVHGLADDNVLAAHTLRLSAALLSTGRPHAVLPLTGASHLAAGGVSERLLRLELDFLRRYL; encoded by the coding sequence GTGGACTTTCCCGAGCTGGCCGCCCGTACCCGTCGGTTCAGCCACGGGGCGCCGCGTGCCGTCACCGTCGCGGGCGACGGCGCCCGGGTGATCTTCCTGCGTTCCGCGGGACCGGAGGACCCGGCCGACGCGCTCTGGCTGCTCGACGTCGACAGCGGCGAGGAACGACTGGTCGCGGACCCGGCGGTGCTGCTGGGCGCCGACGCCGAGCCGGCCCGTCTCGCCCCCGGCGAGCGGGCGCTGCGCGAGCGGTTGCGGCTCAGCTCCGGCGGCATCGGCTCGTACGCGCTGGACTCGGCCGGCCGGGTCGCCGCGTTCGCGCTGGCCGGGCGGCTGTTCCGGGCCGACCTGGTGCACGGCGACGTGGTCGAGGTGACAGCGGTCGGGCCGGTGATCGACCCGCGCCCCGACCCGGCAGGTGAGCGGCTCGCGTACGTCACCGACGCCGCCGAAGGGGTGCGCCGGGGCCAGTTGCGGGTGGTCGAGCCGGACGGCACGGACAACCTGCTCGCCGGCGAGGACAGCGGCGTCACCTGGGGGCTGGCCGAGCACATCGCAGCCGAGGAGTTCCACCGCTACCGGGGCTACTGGTGGGCGCCGGACGGGCGCAGCGTGCTGGCCGCCCGGGTCGACGAGTCCCGCCTGGAACGCTGGTACCTGCACGACCCGGCCGACCCGGCGAGCCCGCCGACGTCGCTCGCGTACCCCGTGGCGGGCGGGCCGAACGCGGAGGTCAGCCTGCACCTGCTCGACCTCGACGGCGGCTGGGTCGACGTGCACTGGGACCGCGAGACCTACCCGTACCTGAGTTCCGTCGACTGGACCGAGGGCGGGCCGCTGATCACCGTGCTGCGCCGTTCGCAGCAGCACGGCCTGGTGCTCGCGGTGGACCCGCGCACCGGGGAGACGCAGGTGCACGCTGAGCTGGCCGACCCGCGCTGGGTGGAGCCCATCCCCGGTACCCCGGCACACCTGCCCGACGGGCGGGTGCTGGTCGGCGGCGAACTGGCCCACGACGGGTACGACGCCCGCTGCCTGTTCGCCGACGGCACACTGCTCACCCCGCCGTCGCTGTACGTGCGGCGGGTCGTCGGGCGGCTGCCGAACGGCCCGAACGCGGCGGCGGACCTGCTGGTGGAGGCGAGCGAGGGCGAGCCGAGCCAGCGCCACCTCTACCGGGTGCGGACCACCATCGGCGGCGGCATGGACGCCCGCCGGATGGGCAGCGACCCCGGCTGGCACACCGCCTCGATCGGCGGGTCCACGCTGGCGGTGGGCATCGCGTCGCTGGAGCACGCCGGGGTCCGCTGGCGGGTGTGGCACGGGGACCGCGAGGCGGGTGAGCTGCGCTCGTTCGCCGCCACCAGCTCGTACGCGCCGCGGCCGACGATGGTCCGGGTGACCGACAGGCGACTGCCCAGCGCGGTGCTCTACCCGGCCGAGCACGTCAAGGGCACCCGGCTGCCGGTGCTGCTGGACGTCTACGGCGGGCCCGGCCATCAGGAGGTGGTGGCGGCCCGCGGTGCCTGGCTGGAACGGCAGTGGTGGGCCGAGCAGGGCTTCGCGGTGGTCACCATCGACAACCGGGGCACCCCGGGCATCGCGCCGTCGTTCGAGAAGGCGATCCACCGCCGGGTCGCCGACGTGATCCTCACCGACCAGGTGGACGCGCTCACCGCGCTCGCCGACAAGCACCCGGATCTGGACCTGGAACGGGTGGCGGTACGCGGCTGGTCGTTCGGCGGCTGGCTGGCCGGGCTCGCGGTGCTGCGTCACCCGGAGCTGTTCAAGTGCGCGATCGTGGGCGCGCCGGTCACCGACTGGGCGCTGTACGACACCGCGTACAGCGAGCGCTACCTCGGCATGCCCGATGACGGGATGGACATCTACGCCCACCACTCGCTGATCGAGCTGGCCGCCGAGCCGCTCGGCGACCCGGCGCAGGCCCGGCCGATGCTGCTGGTGCACGGCCTGGCCGACGACAACGTGCTGGCCGCGCACACGCTGCGGCTGTCCGCGGCGTTGCTGTCCACCGGGCGTCCGCACGCGGTGCTGCCGCTGACCGGCGCGAGCCACCTGGCCGCCGGCGGGGTGTCCGAGCGCCTGCTCCGGCTGGAGCTCGACTTCCTCCGCCGCTACTTGTAA